In Chryseobacterium camelliae, one DNA window encodes the following:
- a CDS encoding sugar transferase yields the protein MEKSLTKAFVIIRENKQVFKMKGTLKVCLFINVSDISLKLFNDHKFKKKYKAIVYESTQSKISITEYLEKFNIRRIILETSNITHLHKDIANEIVAARNNGITVYDAHEFYEHINKRIPLVRLQNEYLVDDIFSIGQKQEKLNFKRSIDILVSLILIPFVIPLILLGFLLVKFTSKGSVLFSQERIGKNSKPFTIYKIRTMVSKHSGDFTAKNDQRVNGVGRFLRLTKIDELPQLWNILKGEMSLIGPRPERPHFVKISNEENAMFDLRHLVKPGVTGWAQVNLPKATPENNLEKLEYDLYYIKNYSVLFDIIIVFNTLKVIFTLNSN from the coding sequence GTGGAGAAAAGTTTAACAAAGGCTTTTGTAATAATAAGAGAAAATAAGCAAGTTTTTAAGATGAAGGGAACTTTAAAAGTCTGTCTCTTTATTAATGTTAGTGATATTTCACTTAAGCTTTTTAATGATCATAAATTCAAAAAAAAATACAAAGCCATAGTTTACGAATCTACACAGTCAAAAATTAGTATCACTGAATACCTTGAAAAATTTAATATACGTAGAATCATTTTAGAAACTTCTAACATAACTCATCTGCATAAGGATATTGCCAATGAAATTGTTGCAGCTAGAAATAATGGTATTACCGTATACGATGCCCATGAATTTTATGAGCATATTAATAAAAGAATACCCTTGGTTAGATTGCAAAATGAGTACCTTGTAGATGATATTTTTTCAATAGGACAAAAGCAGGAGAAACTTAATTTTAAAAGGTCGATCGATATCCTTGTAAGTCTAATATTGATACCGTTTGTCATTCCACTTATTCTTTTAGGCTTCCTCTTAGTTAAATTTACATCGAAGGGAAGCGTTCTGTTTTCTCAAGAGCGCATAGGAAAAAACTCAAAACCCTTTACGATTTACAAAATCAGAACGATGGTTTCAAAGCATAGCGGTGATTTTACTGCAAAAAATGATCAAAGAGTGAATGGTGTGGGGCGATTTCTCCGACTTACAAAAATAGATGAGTTACCGCAACTATGGAATATTCTTAAAGGCGAAATGAGCCTTATAGGTCCCCGGCCTGAACGCCCTCATTTTGTGAAAATTTCCAATGAGGAAAATGCGATGTTTGATTTAAGACACCTTGTCAAGCCTGGTGTTACTGGATGGGCACAGGTAAACCTACCCAAAGCTACACCTGAAAATAATTTGGAAAAGCTTGAATATGATTTATATTATATCAAAAATTATTCTGTACTATTTGATATAATTATCGTATTCAATACATTGAAAGTTATTTTTACTTTAAATAGTAATTAA
- a CDS encoding glycosyltransferase, with translation MKILHVITLADLGGAQSVLINICNRAVKDGHQTYVISESEGPMWKQLDDKIIKIKINQLQREVNPLKDFSTLLQLRKIYKEIKPDVIHLHSSKIGLLGRLAFPAKRIIYTVHGFDSVRTANRKFLIFEKLLKNKARYIVAVSNYDKAALVSEGITENVEMIYNGIKDTYTTNEGEVSLYASEYLENLHKNHIVIMTIARLSPPKDYQLFCNVADHFKNDERFKFVWIGNKEGNGSNTTNITMLGELVDAYIYLKYADLFLLPSKYEGLPISIIEAMCFGVPVIASNVGGISEILNNENGFAVENNVLDFKNAIEKIVNDRKFFKSFCNEARLIYKKKFTIDKMYLQYMDLYKNVIIK, from the coding sequence ATGAAAATTTTACATGTCATTACATTAGCTGATTTAGGAGGAGCACAAAGTGTTCTGATAAATATTTGCAACCGTGCAGTAAAAGATGGTCATCAAACATATGTAATTTCAGAATCCGAAGGTCCTATGTGGAAACAATTGGATGATAAAATAATTAAAATTAAAATTAATCAACTTCAGAGAGAAGTAAATCCTTTAAAAGATTTTTCAACTCTGTTGCAACTTAGAAAGATATATAAGGAGATAAAACCAGATGTTATTCATCTCCATTCATCAAAAATAGGACTCTTAGGTAGACTTGCTTTTCCTGCAAAAAGAATCATCTATACAGTCCACGGTTTTGACTCCGTAAGAACAGCCAACAGGAAATTTCTTATTTTCGAAAAACTTTTGAAAAACAAAGCAAGATATATTGTTGCAGTAAGCAATTACGATAAAGCAGCTTTGGTATCTGAAGGTATTACAGAAAATGTCGAGATGATTTATAATGGAATAAAAGATACTTATACAACTAACGAAGGTGAAGTGAGTTTATACGCTTCAGAGTATTTGGAGAATCTGCATAAAAATCATATTGTAATCATGACCATTGCTAGGCTTAGCCCGCCTAAAGATTACCAGCTTTTTTGCAATGTAGCAGATCATTTCAAAAATGATGAACGCTTCAAATTTGTGTGGATAGGAAATAAAGAAGGAAATGGAAGCAATACCACTAATATTACCATGCTTGGAGAGCTTGTGGATGCTTATATATATCTAAAATATGCAGATCTTTTTTTATTGCCAAGCAAATATGAAGGATTGCCTATTTCAATAATTGAGGCTATGTGTTTTGGTGTTCCCGTAATCGCTTCGAATGTTGGTGGTATATCAGAAATTCTTAATAATGAAAATGGTTTTGCAGTGGAAAATAATGTTTTAGATTTTAAAAATGCCATAGAAAAGATAGTTAATGACCGCAAATTTTTTAAATCATTTTGTAATGAAGCGAGATTGATCTATAAAAAAAAATTTACGATTGACAAAATGTATCTACAGTACATGGATTTATATAAAAATGTTATAATTAAATGA